From a single Rhodococcus qingshengii JCM 15477 genomic region:
- a CDS encoding MFS transporter: protein MTEPLALASKRGRWVVAATVLGSSMALLDGTVVNIALPHIGEELGSGVAGLQWTLSGYTLALASLILLGGALGDRWGRRRVFVWGTVWFAVASLLCGIAPDITFLVIARILQGVGAALLTPGSLAIISASLREEDRGAAIGLWSGLGGVAGAIGPLFGGWLVEVAGWRSVFLLNIPLAIVVVWAAVRHVPESRDPHPPEHLDVVGSACAVVGLGALTYGLIEVNPIVGLIGVIVLCLFVVVERRSPSALVPPSLFRSRMFVAANLVTLAVYAALGGVFFLLVLQLQLVAGYSPVAAGVATVPITLALLLLSSRAGSYAQTHGPRLPMTVGPAVAAVGLVLMTRIGPDASYLTVVLPGVLVFGLGLAVMVAPLTAAVLGSVPVEQSGIASGVNNAVARTSQLLAVAALPALVGIDAESLVDPTSFSDGFRYAMYICVALLLVGAAIAATLIRTPTVEPVQEADSVACKPHCDLTGPAVQPNPMRD, encoded by the coding sequence ATGACGGAACCACTGGCGCTCGCGTCGAAGCGTGGGCGTTGGGTTGTCGCCGCCACCGTTCTCGGCTCGAGCATGGCTCTCCTCGACGGCACTGTCGTCAACATTGCTCTTCCTCACATCGGTGAAGAACTGGGTTCCGGTGTCGCCGGACTGCAGTGGACGCTCAGCGGTTACACCTTGGCCTTGGCGTCGCTGATTCTGCTCGGGGGAGCGCTCGGTGATCGTTGGGGTCGGCGACGGGTATTCGTGTGGGGGACGGTCTGGTTCGCGGTCGCGTCGTTGCTGTGCGGAATTGCACCGGACATCACGTTTCTGGTGATTGCACGAATCCTGCAGGGAGTGGGAGCTGCGCTCTTGACACCTGGCAGCCTTGCCATCATCTCCGCGTCACTTCGTGAGGAGGACCGCGGCGCGGCAATCGGATTGTGGTCGGGTTTAGGTGGTGTTGCCGGCGCCATCGGACCGCTTTTCGGTGGTTGGCTGGTGGAAGTGGCGGGATGGCGATCGGTATTCCTGCTCAATATCCCGCTGGCGATCGTCGTGGTGTGGGCAGCGGTGCGCCATGTACCGGAGAGCCGCGACCCGCATCCGCCCGAGCACCTGGACGTGGTCGGATCTGCCTGCGCAGTAGTCGGTCTCGGCGCACTGACGTACGGGCTGATCGAGGTCAACCCGATAGTCGGGCTGATCGGAGTGATCGTGCTCTGCCTGTTCGTCGTGGTGGAACGACGCTCACCGAGTGCCCTTGTGCCGCCGTCCCTGTTCCGCTCGCGGATGTTCGTCGCGGCCAATCTGGTGACCCTTGCGGTCTATGCGGCGCTGGGCGGTGTGTTCTTCCTGCTCGTGCTGCAACTGCAATTGGTTGCCGGGTACTCGCCGGTGGCTGCCGGCGTCGCAACGGTACCGATCACCTTGGCATTGCTGCTGTTGTCTTCGCGCGCGGGCAGTTACGCGCAGACGCACGGACCGCGGTTGCCGATGACGGTCGGGCCCGCCGTTGCCGCGGTGGGGTTGGTGTTGATGACGCGGATCGGCCCGGATGCGTCGTACCTGACCGTCGTGCTGCCGGGAGTTCTGGTGTTCGGGCTCGGCCTGGCGGTGATGGTCGCGCCGTTGACCGCCGCGGTGCTTGGTTCGGTACCGGTGGAGCAGTCCGGAATCGCATCCGGTGTGAACAATGCCGTTGCTCGCACGAGCCAACTTCTTGCCGTCGCGGCCTTGCCTGCCCTCGTGGGTATCGACGCCGAAAGTCTGGTCGATCCGACGAGTTTCTCCGACGGGTTCCGGTACGCGATGTACATCTGTGTGGCACTGCTGTTGGTCGGTGCAGCGATCGCCGCGACGCTGATCCGAACTCCGACAGTAGAGCCTGTTCAGGAAGCGGATTCGGTTGCCTGCAAGCCGCATTGTGATCTGACGGGACCTGCAGTGCAACCGAATCCGATGAGGGACTAG
- a CDS encoding response regulator: protein MTSLAPPPYRVFLVDDHAVFRSGVRAELSREADMDVVGEAGGVAEAIAGINSTKPHVVLLDVHMPDGGGVAVLRGIDSGPVCLALSVSDAAEDVIAVIRGGARGYVTKTISGSELAEGVRRVAGGDAVFGPRLAGFVLDSFTGRSNAPEPQLDPELDSLTPRELEVLRLLARGYTYREIAEDLVISVKTVETHASNVLRKTQQSNRNALTRWAHRRQID from the coding sequence GTGACTTCGCTTGCGCCGCCCCCGTACCGCGTATTTCTTGTCGACGATCATGCAGTGTTCCGCTCCGGGGTGAGGGCGGAACTCTCGCGCGAGGCAGACATGGACGTAGTCGGTGAAGCCGGTGGCGTCGCTGAGGCGATCGCGGGTATCAACTCGACGAAACCGCATGTCGTTCTGCTCGATGTCCACATGCCTGACGGTGGTGGAGTGGCAGTTCTGCGCGGAATCGATTCCGGCCCGGTGTGCTTGGCGCTCAGCGTTTCCGATGCGGCCGAGGACGTGATCGCGGTGATCCGCGGCGGCGCGCGCGGGTATGTGACCAAGACGATCTCGGGATCCGAACTGGCCGAGGGTGTACGACGCGTTGCCGGTGGTGACGCAGTGTTCGGGCCTCGCCTGGCAGGCTTCGTACTGGACTCCTTCACCGGGCGTTCCAATGCACCCGAGCCGCAACTCGATCCGGAACTCGACTCGCTGACTCCGCGAGAACTCGAAGTGCTCAGATTGCTGGCACGTGGGTACACCTACCGTGAAATCGCCGAGGACCTGGTGATTTCCGTGAAGACGGTCGAGACTCACGCATCGAACGTCCTGCGAAAGACTCAGCAGTCCAATCGCAATGCGTTGACGCGTTGGGCACATCGTCGCCAGATCGACTGA
- a CDS encoding ATP-binding protein, translating to MKKGVPIPGGVPLRKLERRSGGRIVAGVAGGIADHLGIDVLKVRVAFAILAAMAGSGIVIYGALWIFTSAGTDTQKPSAAERQRAYGLIALGLGGAAALSWLFSGTAGSVLAPFFVVAIGAALVWREFDSDGPRTVIGLPQRPTVLTWARVVGGATLIILGLGVVVLAQVDLEALRSSLLAVVVTLIGVGLLTVPLWLRMWRALGAERAARIRNDEREEIASHLHDSVLQTLALIQKQSDNPQEVARLARGQERELRKWLFSGGDIDHTSLTEGLKIIAGEVEDQHGVTVRPVTVGDVQLEGEGVENGLPKEAFTALLGATREALVNSAKHSGEKEINLFAEVEGDQVSVFVRDRGVGFDVNAVPEDRQGLAKSIRGRIERRGGRVVVRSDIGKGTEIRVHMPLGDSALKWDQTADRVDNPEEQPQ from the coding sequence ATGAAGAAGGGTGTGCCCATTCCGGGCGGTGTTCCATTGCGAAAGCTGGAGCGGCGCTCCGGCGGTCGCATCGTCGCCGGTGTTGCAGGCGGTATCGCCGATCATCTCGGGATCGACGTCCTGAAGGTTCGAGTCGCCTTCGCGATTCTGGCGGCGATGGCCGGATCCGGCATCGTGATTTACGGCGCCCTCTGGATCTTCACCTCAGCCGGCACGGACACCCAGAAGCCGTCCGCGGCCGAGCGGCAGCGGGCGTACGGCTTGATCGCACTCGGATTGGGCGGCGCAGCCGCGTTGTCCTGGCTGTTCAGCGGCACGGCGGGTTCGGTGCTCGCACCGTTCTTCGTCGTCGCGATCGGTGCCGCTTTGGTGTGGCGCGAGTTCGACTCCGACGGTCCCCGGACCGTCATCGGCTTGCCGCAGCGGCCTACCGTTCTCACGTGGGCGCGGGTGGTCGGGGGAGCGACCTTGATCATCTTGGGTCTCGGCGTCGTCGTCCTCGCTCAGGTCGACCTCGAAGCACTGCGCTCGTCCCTGCTGGCCGTGGTGGTGACGCTGATCGGTGTCGGTTTGTTGACGGTGCCGCTGTGGCTGCGGATGTGGCGGGCTCTCGGCGCCGAGCGTGCGGCCCGAATTCGCAACGACGAACGTGAAGAGATCGCCTCGCATCTGCACGACTCCGTACTTCAGACGTTGGCGCTGATTCAGAAGCAGTCCGACAATCCGCAAGAGGTGGCGCGCCTGGCCCGTGGTCAGGAACGTGAGCTGCGCAAGTGGTTGTTCAGCGGCGGGGATATCGACCACACGAGCCTGACGGAAGGTCTGAAGATCATCGCCGGTGAAGTGGAGGACCAGCATGGCGTCACGGTCCGCCCCGTCACGGTCGGCGACGTACAACTCGAAGGCGAAGGCGTCGAGAACGGTCTGCCCAAGGAAGCGTTCACCGCGCTCCTCGGTGCGACGCGTGAAGCTCTCGTGAACTCGGCAAAGCACTCGGGGGAGAAGGAAATCAATCTGTTCGCCGAGGTCGAGGGCGACCAGGTCAGTGTGTTCGTTCGTGATCGCGGAGTCGGATTCGACGTCAATGCGGTGCCGGAGGACCGTCAGGGTTTGGCCAAGTCGATTCGTGGTCGCATCGAGCGACGGGGTGGCCGCGTCGTGGTTCGATCCGACATCGGAAAGGGCACCGAGATCCGCGTGCACATGCCGCTCGGTGACTCTGCTCTAAAGTGGGACCAGACTGCTGACCGTGTCGACAACCCCGAGGAACAGCCCCAGTGA